The following proteins are encoded in a genomic region of Dasypus novemcinctus isolate mDasNov1 chromosome 3, mDasNov1.1.hap2, whole genome shotgun sequence:
- the CCPG1 gene encoding cell cycle progression protein 1 isoform X7 encodes MSENSSDSDSSCGWTVINHEGSDVEMVNSELSAAGDICELTPECSPLEQEEQQVMQLEQGGSQNGIVLMGETAYPALEETKSALELEEEKSSEDNVYFGTVSDDSDIVTLEPPKLEEIGIHEETVIVKEAQSPEDFNMGSSSSSQYTFCQPETVFSSQPSDDESSSDDTSPQPSPALRRRRARKKTVSSSESEERPLAEQETEPSKEKVHKHQFSSGLNKCVILALVIAVSMGFGHFYGTIQIQKRQQLVRKIHEDELNDMKDYLSQCQQEQESFIDYKSLKENLARCWTHTESEKMSFETQKNNLATENQYLRTSLEKEEKALSSLQEELRKLREQIRILEDKGTSTELVTENKKLRQHLEEEKQKIHSFLNQRETLLAEAKMLRRELERERLRTIALKMELQQLSTSQSYDEPDSPHALAEKKEIETLRGRLTELEQKLTFEQQRSDLWERLYVEAKGQNGKQETDGKKKGGRGNHRAKNKSKETFLGSVKETLDAMKNSTKEFVRHHKEKIKQAKEAVKENLKKFSDSVKSTFRHFKDNTKNIFDEKGNKRFGAPEETAKKSRTVYREYLHPQSKATTQNQNSRYPTMQREERKGKPIHFEGCGKNTNSQKCSAEPQCSKNYHSFRKACFGVFDCARQESITLFNTVLNPVKIDEFRRLIGRYLLQELNGFYHWKELDQFINKFFLNGVFIHDQKLFTDFVNDVKDYLTNMKEYQVDNDGVFENLDGYIYRHYFGETFPPPYGPSRPDKRQRMVNIENSRHRKQEQKHPQPQPYKREEPVDL; translated from the exons ATGTCTGAAAATTCCAGTGATAGTGATTCATCTTGTGGTTGGACTGTCATCAATCATGAG GGGTCTGATGTAGAGATGGTGAATTCTGAACTCAGTGCAGCTGGTGACATCTGTGAGCTCACTCCAGAATGTTCACCTTTAGAGCAAGAGGAGCAACAGGTAATGCAGTTAGAGCAGGGAG GCAGCCAAAATGGCATAGTGTTAATGGGAGAAACTGCTTATCCAGCTTTGGAAGAAACAAAGTCAGCACTTGAG TTAGAGGAAGAAAAGTCATCTGAAGACAATGTCTATTTTGGAACTGTCAGTGATGATTCTGATATTGTTACTCTTGAACCACCTAAGTTAGAAGAAATTGGAATCCATGAAGAAACTGTAATTGTTAAAGAAGCACAAAGTCCAGAAGACTTTAACATGGGCTCTTCTTCTAGCAGCCAGTATACATTCTGTCAGCCAGAAACTG tattttcatCTCAACCTAGCGACGATGAATCAAGTAGTGATGACACCAGTCCTCAGCCCAGTCCTGCCCTTAGACGACGCCGTGCTAGGAAGAAGACTGTTTCTAGTTCAGAATCTGAAGAGCGGCCACTTGCTGAACAAGAAACTGAACCTTCCAAGGAGAAGGTGCATAAGCACCAATTCAGCAGTGGTCTCAATAAATGTGTTATACTTGCTTTGGTGATTGCAGTCAGCATGGGATTTGGACATTTCTATG gtaCAATTCAGATTCAGAAACGTCAACAGTTGGTCAGAAAGATACATGAAGATGAATTGAATGATATGAAGGATTATCTTTCCCAGTGTCAACAGGAGCAAGAGTCTTTTATAGATTATAAG TCATTGAAGGAAAACCTTGCAAGGTGTTGGACCCATACTGAATCAGAGAAAATGTCCTTTGAAACTCAGAAAAACAATCTTGCTACAGAAAATCAGTATTTAAGAACATCtttggagaaggaagaaaaagcctTATCTTCATTACAGGAAGAGTTAAGGAAACTAAGAGAACAAATTAGGATATTGGAAGATAAAGGAACAAGTACTGAATTagttacagaaaataagaaacttAGGCAACATTTGgaagaggaaaaacagaaaatacataGCTTCCTTAATCAAAGGGAGACTCTCTTGGCAGAAGCAAAGATGCTAAGAAGGGAACTGGAGAGAGAACGTCTAAGAACCATTGCCTTAAAGATGGAACTCCAGCAGTTAAGCACTAGTCAGTCATATGATGAACCAGACTCTCCCCATGCATTggctgaaaaaaaggaaatagaaacctTACGGGGAAGACTCACGGAGCTGGAGCAGAAGCTAACCTTTGAACAGCAGCGTTCTGATTTGTGGGAAAGACTGTATGTTGAGGCAAAAGGTcaaaatggaaaacaagaaactgatggaaaaaagaaagggggCAGAGGAAACCACAGGGCTAAAAATAAGTCAAAGGAAACATTTTTGGGTTCAGTTAAAGAAACATTAGATGCTATGAAGAATTCAACCAAGGAGTTTGTGAGGcatcataaagaaaaaattaaacaggctAAAGAAGCTGTGaaggaaaatctgaaaaaatTCTCAGATTCCGTTAAGTCCACTTTTAGACATTTCAAAGATAACACCAAGAATATCTTTGATGAAAAGGGGAATAAAAGATTTGGTGCTCCAGAAGAAACAGCTAAAAAATCAAGAACAGTTTATCGTGAATATTTACATCCACAGAGTAAGGCAACTACACAAAACCAGAATAGTAGATACCCTACTAtgcaaagagaggaaagaaaaggaaagccaattcactttgaaggatgTGGAAAAAATACAAATTCACAGAAATGCAGTGCCGAGCCTCAATGTAGTAAAAATTACCATTCTTTCAGAAAGGCTTGTTTTGGTGTATTTGACTGTGCTCGACAGGAATCCATTACCCTTTTTAATACAGTGTTGAATCCTGTAAAGATAGATGAATTTAGAAGATTAATTGGAAGATACTTATTACAAGAACTGAATGGTTTCTATCATTGGAAAGAACTTGATCAGTTCAtcaataagttttttctaaatgGTGTCTTTATACATGATCAGAAGCTCTTCACTGACTTTGTTAATGATGTTAAAGATTATCTTACAAACATGAAAGAATATCAAGTAGATAATGATGGAGTGTTTGAGAATTTGGatggatatatatatagacaCTACTTTGGTGAAACTTTTCCCCCTCCATATGGACCCAG TCGACCTGATAAAAGGCAACGTATGGTAAATATTGAAAACTCCAGGCACCGAAAACAAGAGCAGAAGCACCCTCAGCCACAGCCTTATAAAAGGGAAG
- the CCPG1 gene encoding cell cycle progression protein 1 isoform X3, protein MSENSSDSDSSCGWTVINHEGSDVEMVNSELSAAGDICELTPECSPLEQEEQQVMQLEQGEGSQNGIVLMGETAYPALEETKSALELEEEKSSEDNVYFGTVSDDSDIVTLEPPKLEEIGIHEETVIVKEAQSPEDFNMGSSSSSQYTFCQPETERWWEKLWKIPECIRGWDDQLKHHVPSQLAFQVFSSQPSDDESSSDDTSPQPSPALRRRRARKKTVSSSESEERPLAEQETEPSKEKVHKHQFSSGLNKCVILALVIAVSMGFGHFYGTIQIQKRQQLVRKIHEDELNDMKDYLSQCQQEQESFIDYKSLKENLARCWTHTESEKMSFETQKNNLATENQYLRTSLEKEEKALSSLQEELRKLREQIRILEDKGTSTELVTENKKLRQHLEEEKQKIHSFLNQRETLLAEAKMLRRELERERLRTIALKMELQQLSTSQSYDEPDSPHALAEKKEIETLRGRLTELEQKLTFEQQRSDLWERLYVEAKGQNGKQETDGKKKGGRGNHRAKNKSKETFLGSVKETLDAMKNSTKEFVRHHKEKIKQAKEAVKENLKKFSDSVKSTFRHFKDNTKNIFDEKGNKRFGAPEETAKKSRTVYREYLHPQSKATTQNQNSRYPTMQREERKGKPIHFEGCGKNTNSQKCSAEPQCSKNYHSFRKACFGVFDCARQESITLFNTVLNPVKIDEFRRLIGRYLLQELNGFYHWKELDQFINKFFLNGVFIHDQKLFTDFVNDVKDYLTNMKEYQVDNDGVFENLDGYIYRHYFGETFPPPYGPSRPDKRQRMVNIENSRHRKQEQKHPQPQPYKREEPVDL, encoded by the exons ATGTCTGAAAATTCCAGTGATAGTGATTCATCTTGTGGTTGGACTGTCATCAATCATGAG GGGTCTGATGTAGAGATGGTGAATTCTGAACTCAGTGCAGCTGGTGACATCTGTGAGCTCACTCCAGAATGTTCACCTTTAGAGCAAGAGGAGCAACAGGTAATGCAGTTAGAGCAGGGAG AAGGCAGCCAAAATGGCATAGTGTTAATGGGAGAAACTGCTTATCCAGCTTTGGAAGAAACAAAGTCAGCACTTGAG TTAGAGGAAGAAAAGTCATCTGAAGACAATGTCTATTTTGGAACTGTCAGTGATGATTCTGATATTGTTACTCTTGAACCACCTAAGTTAGAAGAAATTGGAATCCATGAAGAAACTGTAATTGTTAAAGAAGCACAAAGTCCAGAAGACTTTAACATGGGCTCTTCTTCTAGCAGCCAGTATACATTCTGTCAGCCAGAAACTG AAAGGTGGTGGGAGAAGCTGTGGAAGATTCCTGAATGCATAAGGGGATGGGATGATCAGCTGAAACACCATGTTCCTAGCCAACTCGCTTTCCAAG tattttcatCTCAACCTAGCGACGATGAATCAAGTAGTGATGACACCAGTCCTCAGCCCAGTCCTGCCCTTAGACGACGCCGTGCTAGGAAGAAGACTGTTTCTAGTTCAGAATCTGAAGAGCGGCCACTTGCTGAACAAGAAACTGAACCTTCCAAGGAGAAGGTGCATAAGCACCAATTCAGCAGTGGTCTCAATAAATGTGTTATACTTGCTTTGGTGATTGCAGTCAGCATGGGATTTGGACATTTCTATG gtaCAATTCAGATTCAGAAACGTCAACAGTTGGTCAGAAAGATACATGAAGATGAATTGAATGATATGAAGGATTATCTTTCCCAGTGTCAACAGGAGCAAGAGTCTTTTATAGATTATAAG TCATTGAAGGAAAACCTTGCAAGGTGTTGGACCCATACTGAATCAGAGAAAATGTCCTTTGAAACTCAGAAAAACAATCTTGCTACAGAAAATCAGTATTTAAGAACATCtttggagaaggaagaaaaagcctTATCTTCATTACAGGAAGAGTTAAGGAAACTAAGAGAACAAATTAGGATATTGGAAGATAAAGGAACAAGTACTGAATTagttacagaaaataagaaacttAGGCAACATTTGgaagaggaaaaacagaaaatacataGCTTCCTTAATCAAAGGGAGACTCTCTTGGCAGAAGCAAAGATGCTAAGAAGGGAACTGGAGAGAGAACGTCTAAGAACCATTGCCTTAAAGATGGAACTCCAGCAGTTAAGCACTAGTCAGTCATATGATGAACCAGACTCTCCCCATGCATTggctgaaaaaaaggaaatagaaacctTACGGGGAAGACTCACGGAGCTGGAGCAGAAGCTAACCTTTGAACAGCAGCGTTCTGATTTGTGGGAAAGACTGTATGTTGAGGCAAAAGGTcaaaatggaaaacaagaaactgatggaaaaaagaaagggggCAGAGGAAACCACAGGGCTAAAAATAAGTCAAAGGAAACATTTTTGGGTTCAGTTAAAGAAACATTAGATGCTATGAAGAATTCAACCAAGGAGTTTGTGAGGcatcataaagaaaaaattaaacaggctAAAGAAGCTGTGaaggaaaatctgaaaaaatTCTCAGATTCCGTTAAGTCCACTTTTAGACATTTCAAAGATAACACCAAGAATATCTTTGATGAAAAGGGGAATAAAAGATTTGGTGCTCCAGAAGAAACAGCTAAAAAATCAAGAACAGTTTATCGTGAATATTTACATCCACAGAGTAAGGCAACTACACAAAACCAGAATAGTAGATACCCTACTAtgcaaagagaggaaagaaaaggaaagccaattcactttgaaggatgTGGAAAAAATACAAATTCACAGAAATGCAGTGCCGAGCCTCAATGTAGTAAAAATTACCATTCTTTCAGAAAGGCTTGTTTTGGTGTATTTGACTGTGCTCGACAGGAATCCATTACCCTTTTTAATACAGTGTTGAATCCTGTAAAGATAGATGAATTTAGAAGATTAATTGGAAGATACTTATTACAAGAACTGAATGGTTTCTATCATTGGAAAGAACTTGATCAGTTCAtcaataagttttttctaaatgGTGTCTTTATACATGATCAGAAGCTCTTCACTGACTTTGTTAATGATGTTAAAGATTATCTTACAAACATGAAAGAATATCAAGTAGATAATGATGGAGTGTTTGAGAATTTGGatggatatatatatagacaCTACTTTGGTGAAACTTTTCCCCCTCCATATGGACCCAG TCGACCTGATAAAAGGCAACGTATGGTAAATATTGAAAACTCCAGGCACCGAAAACAAGAGCAGAAGCACCCTCAGCCACAGCCTTATAAAAGGGAAG
- the CCPG1 gene encoding cell cycle progression protein 1 isoform X6 — translation MSENSSDSDSSCGWTVINHEGSDVEMVNSELSAAGDICELTPECSPLEQEEQQVMQLEQGEGSQNGIVLMGETAYPALEETKSALELEEEKSSEDNVYFGTVSDDSDIVTLEPPKLEEIGIHEETVIVKEAQSPEDFNMGSSSSSQYTFCQPETVFSSQPSDDESSSDDTSPQPSPALRRRRARKKTVSSSESEERPLAEQETEPSKEKVHKHQFSSGLNKCVILALVIAVSMGFGHFYGTIQIQKRQQLVRKIHEDELNDMKDYLSQCQQEQESFIDYKSLKENLARCWTHTESEKMSFETQKNNLATENQYLRTSLEKEEKALSSLQEELRKLREQIRILEDKGTSTELVTENKKLRQHLEEEKQKIHSFLNQRETLLAEAKMLRRELERERLRTIALKMELQQLSTSQSYDEPDSPHALAEKKEIETLRGRLTELEQKLTFEQQRSDLWERLYVEAKGQNGKQETDGKKKGGRGNHRAKNKSKETFLGSVKETLDAMKNSTKEFVRHHKEKIKQAKEAVKENLKKFSDSVKSTFRHFKDNTKNIFDEKGNKRFGAPEETAKKSRTVYREYLHPQSKATTQNQNSRYPTMQREERKGKPIHFEGCGKNTNSQKCSAEPQCSKNYHSFRKACFGVFDCARQESITLFNTVLNPVKIDEFRRLIGRYLLQELNGFYHWKELDQFINKFFLNGVFIHDQKLFTDFVNDVKDYLTNMKEYQVDNDGVFENLDGYIYRHYFGETFPPPYGPSRPDKRQRMVNIENSRHRKQEQKHPQPQPYKREEPVDL, via the exons ATGTCTGAAAATTCCAGTGATAGTGATTCATCTTGTGGTTGGACTGTCATCAATCATGAG GGGTCTGATGTAGAGATGGTGAATTCTGAACTCAGTGCAGCTGGTGACATCTGTGAGCTCACTCCAGAATGTTCACCTTTAGAGCAAGAGGAGCAACAGGTAATGCAGTTAGAGCAGGGAG AAGGCAGCCAAAATGGCATAGTGTTAATGGGAGAAACTGCTTATCCAGCTTTGGAAGAAACAAAGTCAGCACTTGAG TTAGAGGAAGAAAAGTCATCTGAAGACAATGTCTATTTTGGAACTGTCAGTGATGATTCTGATATTGTTACTCTTGAACCACCTAAGTTAGAAGAAATTGGAATCCATGAAGAAACTGTAATTGTTAAAGAAGCACAAAGTCCAGAAGACTTTAACATGGGCTCTTCTTCTAGCAGCCAGTATACATTCTGTCAGCCAGAAACTG tattttcatCTCAACCTAGCGACGATGAATCAAGTAGTGATGACACCAGTCCTCAGCCCAGTCCTGCCCTTAGACGACGCCGTGCTAGGAAGAAGACTGTTTCTAGTTCAGAATCTGAAGAGCGGCCACTTGCTGAACAAGAAACTGAACCTTCCAAGGAGAAGGTGCATAAGCACCAATTCAGCAGTGGTCTCAATAAATGTGTTATACTTGCTTTGGTGATTGCAGTCAGCATGGGATTTGGACATTTCTATG gtaCAATTCAGATTCAGAAACGTCAACAGTTGGTCAGAAAGATACATGAAGATGAATTGAATGATATGAAGGATTATCTTTCCCAGTGTCAACAGGAGCAAGAGTCTTTTATAGATTATAAG TCATTGAAGGAAAACCTTGCAAGGTGTTGGACCCATACTGAATCAGAGAAAATGTCCTTTGAAACTCAGAAAAACAATCTTGCTACAGAAAATCAGTATTTAAGAACATCtttggagaaggaagaaaaagcctTATCTTCATTACAGGAAGAGTTAAGGAAACTAAGAGAACAAATTAGGATATTGGAAGATAAAGGAACAAGTACTGAATTagttacagaaaataagaaacttAGGCAACATTTGgaagaggaaaaacagaaaatacataGCTTCCTTAATCAAAGGGAGACTCTCTTGGCAGAAGCAAAGATGCTAAGAAGGGAACTGGAGAGAGAACGTCTAAGAACCATTGCCTTAAAGATGGAACTCCAGCAGTTAAGCACTAGTCAGTCATATGATGAACCAGACTCTCCCCATGCATTggctgaaaaaaaggaaatagaaacctTACGGGGAAGACTCACGGAGCTGGAGCAGAAGCTAACCTTTGAACAGCAGCGTTCTGATTTGTGGGAAAGACTGTATGTTGAGGCAAAAGGTcaaaatggaaaacaagaaactgatggaaaaaagaaagggggCAGAGGAAACCACAGGGCTAAAAATAAGTCAAAGGAAACATTTTTGGGTTCAGTTAAAGAAACATTAGATGCTATGAAGAATTCAACCAAGGAGTTTGTGAGGcatcataaagaaaaaattaaacaggctAAAGAAGCTGTGaaggaaaatctgaaaaaatTCTCAGATTCCGTTAAGTCCACTTTTAGACATTTCAAAGATAACACCAAGAATATCTTTGATGAAAAGGGGAATAAAAGATTTGGTGCTCCAGAAGAAACAGCTAAAAAATCAAGAACAGTTTATCGTGAATATTTACATCCACAGAGTAAGGCAACTACACAAAACCAGAATAGTAGATACCCTACTAtgcaaagagaggaaagaaaaggaaagccaattcactttgaaggatgTGGAAAAAATACAAATTCACAGAAATGCAGTGCCGAGCCTCAATGTAGTAAAAATTACCATTCTTTCAGAAAGGCTTGTTTTGGTGTATTTGACTGTGCTCGACAGGAATCCATTACCCTTTTTAATACAGTGTTGAATCCTGTAAAGATAGATGAATTTAGAAGATTAATTGGAAGATACTTATTACAAGAACTGAATGGTTTCTATCATTGGAAAGAACTTGATCAGTTCAtcaataagttttttctaaatgGTGTCTTTATACATGATCAGAAGCTCTTCACTGACTTTGTTAATGATGTTAAAGATTATCTTACAAACATGAAAGAATATCAAGTAGATAATGATGGAGTGTTTGAGAATTTGGatggatatatatatagacaCTACTTTGGTGAAACTTTTCCCCCTCCATATGGACCCAG TCGACCTGATAAAAGGCAACGTATGGTAAATATTGAAAACTCCAGGCACCGAAAACAAGAGCAGAAGCACCCTCAGCCACAGCCTTATAAAAGGGAAG